In a single window of the Cryptococcus tetragattii IND107 chromosome 1, whole genome shotgun sequence genome:
- a CDS encoding branchpoint-bridging protein — MWRPAAKTTGTNDVPLANKRRFGLPEDGPPSNSPYYAPRPAGDIQYFNGRQERERDGRDDRERPRDDYDRRRDDYPRDDRDRRYEDYSRDGHSDRRDERSRWDDEDRREAPRGRERSRDRGDSNEDGPRKRRSRWGDASAKVNVPGMPVAVMGNVSQTELDNYAIHVRLEEINRKLRTGDVVPPEGQRSPSPTPQYDAYGRRTNTRELRYRKKLEDERTRLIDRAVKSDPNFRPPVDFQHKRGSRPQDKVYIPVKEFPEINFFGLLVGPRGNSLKKMERESGAKISIRGKGSVKEGKGRPGNFPHDEEDELHCLITADDESKVKACVALINKVIETAASTPEGENDHKRNQLRELASLNGTLRDDENQLCQNCGEKGHRRWECPQQRVYSANVICRICGGAGHMARDCRGRGDPNLTQNKQTAFDSEYTALMAELGEGGGSTPGSAPTAAIGAPGAIPPQSRVPPWRLPENWQSNAGGFRGPPGFQAQGYQQAAPGAAAYGQQQAYPGYAGYQTGAMGGYGSPATGGADAYAAYYASMGQQAPAAAV, encoded by the exons ATGTGGAGACCAGCTGCAAAGACAACCGGCACGAACGAC GTCCCTCTCGCAAACAAGCGACGCTTCGGTCTCCCCGAAGATGGTCCTCCCTCCAACTCTCCTTACTATGCACCTCGTCCCGCTGGCGATATTCAGTACTTTAATGGCCGACAAGAGCGCGAACGTGATGGTAGAGACGACAGAGAGAGGCCAAGGGATGATTACGACAGGAGGCGGGATGATTACCCGCGAGACGATAGGGACAGAAGATATGAAGACTACTCCAGGGATGGACACAGTGACAGGCGAGACGAGAGGTCGAGAtgggatgacgaagacAGGAGGGAGGCTCCCAGAGGCCGTGAGCGCTCTAGGGATCGTGGAGACTCAAATGAAG ATGGCCCGCGGAAGCGTCGATCTCGATGGGGTGATGCTTCAGCAAAAGTCAATGTTCCTGGAATGCCTGTCGCCGTCATGGGCAATGTTTCGCAGACAGAACTGGACAACTATGCTATTCACGTCCGTCTTGAGGAGATCAATCGTAAACTGAGAACTGGTGATGTCGTTCCCCCCGAGGGTCAGCGTTCTCCATCCCCTACTCCCCAATACGATGCCTACGGACGCAGGACCAACACAAGAGAGTTGAGATACCGCAAaaagttggaagatgagcgTACGAGATTAATTGATCGCGCGGTCAAGTCAGACCCCAATTTCCGACCTCCTGTGGACTTTCAGCATAAGCGAGGTTCTCGACCTCAAGACAAAGTTTATATTCCTGTCAAAGAATTCCCGGAAATTAACTTTTTCGGCTTGCTCGTTGGTCCTCGTGGTAATTCTCtcaaaaaaatggaaagggaaagtgGTGCGAAAATCAGCATCCGAGGTAAAGGAAGTGTCAAGGAGGGTAAGGGAAGGCCCGGTAACTTCCCtcatgatgaggaggatgagctgCATTGTTTGATCACCGCCGACGATGAAAGCAAGGTCAAGGCTTGCGTCGCCCTGATCAACAAAGTTATAGAAACT GCTGCGTCCACTCCTGAAGGCGAAAATGACCATAAACGAAACCAGCTTCGAGAACTTGCCTCGCTTAACGGTACTCTTCGAGACGACGAGAACCAGCTTTGTCAAAACTGTGGCGAAAAAGGTCATAGGCGTTGGGAATGTCCACAGCAGAGAGTGTATAGCGCCAATGTCATCTGTCGTATttgtggtggag CTGGTCATATGGCACGAGATTGCCGTGGCCGTGGTGATCCAAACCTTACTCAGAATAAACAAACTGCGTTCGATTCCGAATACACTGCACTTATGGCAGAGCTCGGCGAAGGCGGCGGATCGACGCCAGGCTCTGCTCCTACTGCCGCCATTGGTGCTCCTGGTGCTATTCCACCCCAAAGCAGGGTGCCCCCTTGGAGACTTCCGGAAAATTGGCAGTCCA ACGCTGGTGGTTTCCGTGGGCCCCCCGGTTTCCAAGCCCAGGGCTACCAGCAAGCCGCTCCAGGTGCTGCTGCCTACGGCCAACAACAAGCTTACCCAGGTTACGCCGGTTACCAGACTGGTGCCATGGGTGGATATGGAAGTCCGGCCACCGGCGGTGCTGACGCCTACGCTGC TTACTATGCCTCTATGGGACAGCAAGCTCCAGCCGCTGCTGTTTAA
- a CDS encoding glutamine-fructose-6-phosphate transaminase (isomerizing), with amino-acid sequence MCGIFSYCSFLCERNRKYVCDVLCNGLARLEYRGYDSAGIGIDGDSKGSPMILFKEVGKVAALRKHISEGIPCPLPDQAPLKEKVDMSKLFLSQTSMAHTRWATHGVPSPGNCHPHVSDVQTEFSLVHNGIITNYKELKLVLLKRGYAFHSDTDTEVVAVLCKYVWDSQPNKRLNFTELIKTVVKELEGSFAFVFKSTHFPDEIVAARRGSPLLIGVKTDRKLKVDFVDVELPTAEERVNDVDASGLLAVPAAVAEGPGPKLRRSQSRAFLSEDGMPQPIEFFVASDASAVIEHTKRVLYLEDDDIAHIAEGELHIHRLRRDDTISSVRAIEHLEIELAAIMKGQYDHFMQKEIYEQPESVVNTMRGRVNFDTRSIMLGGLKAYLPVIRRGRRLIFVACGTSYHSCIAVRPVFEELTDIPVAVELASDFLDRRTPVFRDDVAIFVSQSGETADTILAMRYCLERGALCLGVVNAVGSTLSRETHSGVHINAGPEIGVASTKAYTSQYVALVMIAVQLSDDSITKTARRQQIIDGLHDIPAQIRKVLAMDKVLQQMAKDMLSKEKSLLIMGRGYQYATCLEGALKIKEVSYMHSEGILAGELKHGPLALVDEYLPVIFIMTRDSLYPKVQSALAQVTARKGRPIIICNEDDDTVSDNAKVIRVPQTVDCLQGLINVIPLQLLSYHLAVMNGVDVDFPRNLAKSVTTE; translated from the exons ATGTGTG GAATTTTCTCTTAttgctctttcctttgcGAAAGGAACCGCAAATACGTTTGCGATGTTCTTTGCAACGGTCTCGCGAGGCTTGAGTATCGTGGTTACGACAGTGCCG GTATTGGAATTGATGGCGACAGCAAAGGTTCTCCTATGATTCTCTTCAAGGAAGTCGGTAAAGTTGCTGCCTTAAGGAAACACATCAGCGAAGGCATCCCCTGTCCCTTGCCTGATCAAGCGcctttgaaggagaaggttgatATGTCCAAGCTTTTCCTCAGCCAGACCTCGATGGCACATACCCGTTGGGCTACTCACGGTGTTCCCAGCCCTGGTAATTGTCATCCTCACGTCAGCGACGTGCAAACCGAGTTCAGCTTGGTTCATAATGGTATCATTACCAATTATAAGGAACTCAAGCTCGTCCTTCTCAAACGTGGCTATGCTTTCCATAGCGACACTGACACTGAAGTCGTTGCTGTACTTTGCAAATATGTTTGGGATAGTCAGCCCAACAAGCGACTCAACTTCACTGAACTTATCAAGACTGTCGTGAAGGAGCTT GAAGGATCCTTTGCATTCGTGTTCAAGTCTACCCATTTCCCCGATGAGATTGTTGCTGCGCGACGCGGTTCTCCTCTTTTGATCGGTGTTAAGACAGACAGGAAGCTTAAGGTTGAttttgttgatgttgagTTGCCCACTGCTGAGGAACGAG TGAATGACGTGGATGCCAGCGGTCTGCTTGCTGTACCGGCTGCTGTTGCCGAGGGCCCTGGTCCCAAACTTCGCCGATCCCAATCTCGTGCATTCCTCTCTGAAGATGGTATGCCCCAACCCATTGAGTTTTTCGTGGCGTCCGATGCTAGTGCTGTCATCGAGCACACTAAGCGTGTATTGtatcttgaagatgacgacaTCGCCCACATCGCTGAAGGCGAGCTTCACATCCACCGCCTCCGTCGCGACGATACCATTTCTTCTGTACGTGCTATCGAGCATCTTGAGATTGAACTTGCGGCGATTATGAAGGGTCAATATGATCACTTCAtgcagaaggagatttACGAACAGCCCGAGTCAGTTGTCAACACTATGCGCGGTCGAGTCAACTTTGACACTCGTTCCATCATGCTTGGTGGCCTTAAAGCATACTTGCCTGTCATCCGAAGGGGCAGAAGATTGATATTTGTCGCCTGTGGTACTAGCTACCACTCTTGTATCGCTGTTCGACCGGTCTTTGAGGAGCTGACCGATATCCCTGTCGCTGTCGAACTTGCGTCTGACTTCCTCGACCGCAGGACCCCTGTATTCCGAGACGATGTCGCCATCTTTGTATCTCAATCAGGTGAAACTGCCGATACCATTCTCGCTATGAGATATTGTCTTGAACGTGGTGCCCTTTGTCTTGGTGTTGTTAACGCTGTGGGCTCCACCCTCTCTCGCGAAACGCACTCTGGTGTTCACATCAACGCTGGTCCCGAAATTGGTGTGGCTTCCACCAAAGCATACACCTCCCAATATGTCGCACTTGTCATGATTGCTGTGCAATTGTCAGATGACTCGATCACCAAAACTGCAAGGAGACAGCAGATCATCGATGGGTTACACGACATCCCTGCTCAGATTCGAAAGGTTTTGGCCATGGACAAAGTGCTGCAACAAATGGCGAAGGATATGTTGTccaaagagaagagtttACTGATCATGGGCCGTGGCTATCAAT ACGCTACGTGCTTGGAGGGTGCGCTCAAGATCAAAGAGGTCTCTTATATGCATTCCGAAGGC ATTCTTGCCGGTGAACTCAAGCATGGGCCCCTCGCCTTGGTTGATGAGTACCTTCCTGTGATTTTCATCATGACCCGAGATTCCTTGTACCCCAAGGTGCAGTCTGCTCTTGCCCAAGTTACTGCTCGAAAAGGTCGACCCA TCATCATCTGCAACGAGGACGATGACACTGTCAGCGACAATGCTAAGGTCATCCGGGTTCCTCAGACTGTCGATTGTCTCCAAGGCTTGATCAATGtcattcctcttcagctttTATCTTACC ACCTTGCCGTGATGAACGGCGTCGATGTGGACTTCCCCCGAAACCTCGCGAAGTCGGTGACTACTGAGTAA
- a CDS encoding pre-mRNA-splicing factor SLU7 has product MLSTSISREEYRRQKDLEAARKAGTAPAALDEQGNAINPHIPEYITKAPWYADTGRPSLAHQRINEQGPHLKLDEWYDRGAKAGPAAKKYRKGACENCGAMTHKRKDCVERPRKRGAKFTNKDIAPDELVQQFEGDYDAKRDRWNGYDSASYKHVVEEYEATEEMRKKYREEEIDQQTSTDMAAVKKLAKKDKESKVEDDDDFGSSDEDEDDEDKYADAADQVGQKLDTKTRITVRNLRIREDTAKYLINLDETSAYYDPKTRSMRDAPVKNMDPEDMKFAGDNFQRYSGDATNMQKLQLFAWQSAQKGSNINVSANPTAGELLHREFQQKKEVLKDTSKTSILAKYGGEEHLQRMPKELLSGQTENYVEYSRSGQVIKGRELVKARSKYDEDVYIHNHTAVWGSYYDLSTSQWGFACCHSVLPGSYCTGEAGKSANASSSASALLASSSERAQIEEAAEKERKTLAERHLEDLASGQAKKGKERGRDLPEYGKRPEDGEELDLDEERLKRALKEEKKRKKMGEDEAWQQTKKGKTDVTQEELEAYRLSRQAYDDPMANYQDPEDQ; this is encoded by the exons ATGCTAAGCACAAGCA TCTCTCGTGAGGAATATCGCAGACAGAAAGACCTCGAGGCAGCCCGTAAAGCCGGTACCGCTCCAGCAGCCTTGGACGAACAGGGTAATGCCATCAACCCCCATATCCCTGAGTATATCACTAAAGCCCCATGGTATGCCGACACTGGTCGTCCTTCTCTGGCCCATCAACGTATCAACGAGCAGGGCCCCCATCTCAAACTCGACGAATGGTACGACAGAGGCGCCAAAGCTGGGCCGGCGGCGAAGAAGTACAGGAAGGGCGCTTGCGAAAACTGTGGGGCGATGACACACAAAAGGAAAGACTGTGTGGAGAgaccaaggaagaggggtgCAAAGTTTACCAACAAGGACATCGCCCCGGATGAGCTTGTTCAGCAGTTTGAGGGTGATTACGATGCCAAGCGTGACAGATGGAATGGATATGATTCTGCATCTTACAAACACGTCGTGGAGGAATATGAGGCGACCGAGGAAATGCGGAAGAAGtacagagaagaagaaatagaTCAGCAGACGTCTACCGATATGGCTGCTGTGAAAAAGCTTGccaaaaaggacaaggagagtaaagtggaagatgatgatgactttgGGTCgagtgatgaggatgaagatgacgaagacaaGTATGCCGATGCGGCCGATCAGGTCGGTCAGAAATTAGACACCAAAACCAGGATCACTGTGCGAAACCTGCGTATTCGAGAGGATACTGCGAAATATCTCATCAATCTAGATGAGACTTCAGCATATTATGACCCCAAGACGAGATCAATGCGAGATGCCCCTGTTAAGAATATGGATCCTGAAGAC ATGAAATTCGCTGGCGACAACTTCCAACGGTACTCGGGCGACGCGACCAACATGCAGAAGCTTCAGTTGTTTGCCTGGCAATCTGCTCAGAAAGGTAGCAACATCAATGTCTCAGCTAACCCTACCGCGGGTGAATTGTTACATCGGGAATTCCaacagaaaaaggaggTTCTTAAGGATACCAGCAAGACATCGATATTGGCCAAGTATGGCGGCGAAGAACATTTGCAAAGAATGCCAAAGGAGCTATTGAGTGGTCAGACTGAAAATT ACGTGGAATATTCCCGATCGGGACAGGTCATCAAGGGCCGGGAACTCGTCAAGGCTCGATCAAAgtatgatgaagatg TCTATATCCATAATCATACCGCCGTCTGGGGCTCTTATTACGATCTTTCTACCTCGCAGTGGGGTTTCGCCTGTTGCCACTCCGTTCTTCCTGGATCGTACTGTACTGGCGAAGCCGGCAAATCGGCAaacgcttcttcttctgcttccgcACTGCTGGCATCGTCTAGCGAACGCGCTcagattgaagaagctgccgAAAAGGAGCGCAAGACTCTTGCCGAACGGCATCTCGAGGATCTCGCGTCTGGCCAGGCCAAGAAAGGCAAGGAGAGGGGACGGGACTTGCCCGAATATGGTAAACGTCctgaggatggagaggagctCGATTTAGATGAGGAGAGGCTCAAAAGGGCCCTtaaggaggagaagaagagaaagaagatgggcgAAGACGAGGCCTGGCAGCAGAcgaaaaaggggaagacAGATGTCACCCAGGAAGAGCTCG AGGCATATCGATTATCAAGGCAGGCTTACGATGATCCCATGGCAAATTACCAGGACCCCGAAGACCAGTAA